Proteins co-encoded in one candidate division WOR-3 bacterium genomic window:
- a CDS encoding PorV/PorQ family protein, with product MKRLLTITLFFTACFGAFEYPGAVFLMIWPAARPTSLGGAFVAISDDASATYYNPAGQSFQNSLNATLMHCNWLPGLYPGMYYEFLAVTHSLPKGTIGGNIIYLNTGKTEVINSRGEYLGEYTTFDLAFTLSYGYRFLPQLGAGLSWKFIYSFLVPEWVWAAMPELGITSGGTGITWGFDFGLLYKPLRWLNCGASVANLGPNISYTASGESDPIPRMLRLGVNFIPIEKENVKLNIPIEMDIGLTTFKWDSLGYEFEDAWKSLGIEISFAKIVHARIGYFEDVHGWRGGVETAKGGEEESEVKSIISWLFGPKSSVKRLGLCYGFGLGVKNFSIDLGFDYMIYSFPTSNWKISLSYKM from the coding sequence ATGAAGAGACTCCTAACCATAACCTTATTTTTTACCGCTTGCTTTGGTGCCTTTGAGTATCCGGGAGCGGTATTTTTGATGATTTGGCCCGCCGCCCGTCCTACCTCTTTAGGCGGTGCCTTTGTTGCGATCTCCGATGATGCCTCAGCGACCTATTACAATCCAGCAGGTCAATCCTTCCAGAACTCCTTGAATGCCACCCTGATGCATTGCAATTGGCTACCTGGCTTATATCCGGGTATGTATTATGAGTTCTTGGCTGTTACCCACTCCTTACCCAAAGGAACAATCGGTGGCAATATCATCTATCTTAATACCGGTAAGACCGAGGTGATAAACAGTCGGGGTGAATATTTGGGAGAATATACGACCTTTGATTTAGCCTTTACTTTATCTTATGGCTACCGATTTCTTCCCCAACTCGGCGCTGGTCTTTCCTGGAAATTTATCTATTCCTTTTTGGTTCCGGAGTGGGTCTGGGCAGCAATGCCCGAGTTAGGGATAACCTCTGGTGGCACAGGGATCACTTGGGGATTTGATTTTGGTCTTCTCTATAAACCGCTCCGTTGGCTCAATTGTGGGGCAAGTGTTGCCAATCTCGGTCCTAATATTTCTTATACCGCTTCTGGGGAATCCGACCCCATCCCGAGGATGCTCCGTCTCGGAGTAAATTTTATCCCCATAGAGAAAGAGAATGTGAAATTAAATATCCCGATTGAGATGGACATCGGTCTCACAACATTTAAGTGGGACTCCTTAGGTTATGAGTTTGAGGATGCCTGGAAGAGTTTAGGGATTGAGATCTCTTTTGCTAAGATAGTTCATGCCCGGATCGGTTATTTTGAAGATGTCCATGGCTGGCGCGGAGGGGTGGAAACCGCAAAGGGGGGAGAGGAAGAGAGTGAAGTAAAATCAATCATTTCCTGGCTCTTTGGCCCAAAATCCAGTGTGAAAAGACTTGGTCTCTGCTATGGCTTCGGTTTGGGGGTAAAGAACTTTTCCATTGATTTGGGCTTTGACTATATGATTTATTCCTTTCCCACTTCCAACTGGAAGATTTCCCTTTCTTACAAGATGTAA
- a CDS encoding DUF5683 domain-containing protein, whose protein sequence is MEIFPFLFLLMASDTVPERESLPIYEKSPTRAIIFSALFPGGGQIYTENYLKGMIFAGAEGLLLYWTIKEKDRERKSDLVWWSVAFHIFNIADAYVSAHFYKFEKNKRIGIKTSPMNIGLTINFP, encoded by the coding sequence ATGGAAATTTTCCCCTTTCTTTTTCTCTTGATGGCAAGCGACACGGTTCCGGAAAGAGAGAGTTTGCCGATTTACGAAAAATCGCCAACCCGGGCGATAATTTTTTCTGCCCTCTTTCCCGGTGGGGGTCAGATTTATACGGAGAATTACTTAAAGGGGATGATTTTTGCTGGGGCGGAAGGGCTTCTTCTTTATTGGACAATTAAGGAGAAAGACCGAGAGCGGAAAAGTGATTTGGTCTGGTGGAGTGTGGCATTTCATATCTTCAACATCGCTGATGCCTATGTCTCCGCCCATTTCTATAAGTTTGAGAAGAATAAAAGGATTGGGATAAAAACCTCACCTATGAATATTGGCTTAACCATAAATTTTCCTTGA